From the bacterium genome, the window GCTCGACCGCCTCGGTCGAGGCGATCGCATCGACCAGCGTCTGGACCCTGAGCTGGTCACCCCCGCCCCGGCGCAGGGAGCGCTGGCGATCCAGGCTCGACGAACCGACCTCCGGCTGGTCGAGATGCTCGCGGCCGCCGACGGGCGCGAGGTCCGGCTGGCGGTCGAAGCGGAGCGCGAGGTCCTGAAGGCGACGGGCGGCACCTGCCGCGCACCGGTCGGAGCCCTGGCGTCCGTTGACGGCAGCACCTTTTCGATGATCGTCGCCGGCGTCAACAGCGACGGCACCGACAGGCGGATGCAGCGGATTTCGGGAGCCTGCCACCAGGCCATCGAGCTGGCGGGCGCCGCCGGGCGGCGGCTGGCCGCGGAGGTCGCGCTGCGATGACGGCGATTCTCGTCACGCGCCCAGGTGGCGACGCAGACCCGATGGTGCGAGCGCTCGAGGGCCGCGGCTACCGGGTGCATGCGGTCCCGACCGTGGTCACCGAACCGCTGGCGTTCGATGTGGCCGGCCTCGATGCCTTCGACTGGATCGTCGTCACGAGCGCGGCGGGCGTCGGCGCCCTGAGGGCGCTTCCGGCCGGTCCAAAATGGGCCGCGGTCGGGAAGGCCACGGCGCAGGCGCTGCGGGCCAGGGGTGTGAAGGTCGCGGTGGTGCCACCGGCTTCGAACGGTGCGGCGCTGGCGGGCCTGATTCCCGACGTTGCGGGCAAGCGCGTCCTGCTGGTGCGCGCTTCGGCCGCCGCACGGGATCTTCCCGACCAGCTGCGCCGGCGGGGCGCCACGGTCGAAGAGGTGACCGCCTACACCACCAGTGAAGGACCGGAGTCCTCGGCCGCCCCGCTGCAGGCCGCGCTATCCGACGCCGACCTCGAGGCCGTCGTCTTCGCCTCCGGCTCGGCGATCCGCGGTTTCCTCGCCCTCGGCGGCACGGCCCGCTGGCCCGCGATCACGATCGGCCCGCGCACCACCGCCACCGCCCGCGAACATGGCTTCCACGTGGTCGCCGAAGCGGAGGCCCAGAGCGCCGATGCGCTAGCGCTCGCGGTTGTCCGCGCTGTGCCCCTGAAGGAGAAGAACCGTGCGTGATGTCCTGCCGACGCGAAATGTCGATGTCCCGCGCGCGGAGCGCCCGCGCCGCCTTCGCGCCAATCCCGCCCTGCGCGCGCTCGTCCGTGAGACCCGACCCTCCCCCGCCCAGCTGGTGGCTCCGATCTTCGTCGTGTCCGGCCGCCACCGCCGCGAGGAGATCTCATCCCTCAAAGGGCACTCGCGACTCAGCCCCGACCTGGCGCTCGAGGAGGCAGACCGTCTTGCGCGCCTGGGAGTCGGCGGCGTGCTCCTATTCGGCATCCCGGACGTCAAGGATCCCGATGGGCGGGCGGCCGCCGACCGCAACGGCCCGGTGGCGGAGGCGCTGCACCGGCTCAAGTCCGAGAAGCTACCGCTTGCCCTGGTCGCCGACGTGTGCCTGTGCGAGTACACGACCCATGGTCACTGCGGGGTCCTGAACGGCGAGACGGTGGACAACGACGCGACCCTGCCGATGCTGGCCGAGGCCGCGATCGTGTACGCGGAGTCGGGTGCGGACATCCTCGCGCCGAGCGCGATGATGGACGCTCAGGTGGCCGCGCTCCGCTCGGGCCTGGACGGGGCCGGGCTCGAGGGCGCCGCCATCATGGCGTACGCCTCCAAGCATGCATCCAGCCTGTATGGACCGTTCCGCGACGCCGCCGGATCCACCCCCGGATTCGGCGATCGCAAGTCCTACCAGATGGACCCCGCGAACGGGCGCGAAGCGCTGCGCGAGCTCGAGCTGGACGCCCTGGAGGGAGCGGACGTCCTCATGGTCAAGCCGGCCATCACCTCACTCGACCTCCTCGCACACGCCCGCGATCGCTTTGACCTGCCGCTGGCCGCCTACCAGGTGAGTGGCGAGGCGGCGATGATCGAAGCGGCCGCCGAGCGCGGTTGGATCGACCGCCGCGGCGCCATCCTTGAATCGCTCACCGCGATCATTCGCGCCGGCGCCGGAATCGTCGTTACCTACTTCGCGGCGGAGGCCGCGGCCTGGTTGAAGGAGACCCCATGACCGACACCCGATTCGTACACGCTCTCGCCCTCGGGCTCGACCCGGCCTGGCGGCGCCTTTCAGAAGTGCAACGATGCGAGACTGCCAAGGACCTCGAGGCGGCCGTGATCGCCAGCTCGGAGGTGACCACGCACACCTATTCGATGGTCGGGCTCCAGGCCGGCTGTGAGCTGCTGCTGTGGAGCCTCGCACCGTCGATCGAGGGGCTCGAGGAGAAGGCCGCCGCCGTGCTCCGGTCCGGAATGGGTCGATGGATGAGCGTGAAGGAGAGCTTCCTCGGCATCATCCAGGGCTCCCAGTACGTCAAGAAACCGACCCCACAGGAGCAATCACTGTTCAGCGGCGAGCGCGCTCGGTACCTGGTCGTCTATCCATTCACCAAGAGCGCCGACTGGTACCTGCTCGGCCGCGAAGCGCGCCAGGGAATCATGAACGAGCACATGCGCATCGGCCATGACTATCCCTCGGTGCGACAGCTCCTGGCCAACAGCTTCGGCGTCGACGACATGGACTTCCTGGTCGCGTATGAGACCGACGACCTGCCGCAATTCGGCGACCTCGTCCGCGCCCTCCGGGGGACCGAAAGCCGGCGGTCGACGGTGCGAGACACGCCGATACTGACCGGGGTCCATCGCTCCATCGCCGAGATCACCGCTCTGCTGGGCGCGCGCGATTGAGCCGTTTTCTCGAGGCCGCGCACCGGCGGCCGGTGGACGTAACGCCGATCTGGCTCATGCGTCAGGCCGGCCGCTCTCTGCCTGAATACCGCGCGCTCCGCGAGCGCTGGACCCTGGTCGATATCGTCGCCCAGCCCGAGCTGTGCGCGGAGGTGACCCTGCAGCCGGTCCGGAGGCTGGGCGTCGATGCCGCCGTCATGTTCGCGGACATCATGCTGCCGCTGCGCGGCATGGGGGTCGACTTCGAGCTCGTCGAGAACGTCGGGCCGGTCATCGCGCGGCCGATCGCCAGCCCGGCGGACGTCGACCGCCTGCGCGTGGCCGCGGGCGATGAAGCGGCGCCTCAGGTGATCACAGCGGTCCGCCAGGTGGTCGCGGAGTCGCCGGTGCCGGTGATCTGCTTTTCCGGCGCGCCCTTCACCCTGGCCAGCTACCTGATCGAGGGCCGGCCCAGCCGCGACTTCGCCAAGGTCAAGGCGTTCATGTACTCAGAACCCAAAGCCTTCGACACGCTGCTCGGCAAGCTGGCGGCGACGATGGCGCATTACCTGCAAGCGCAGGTCGCCGCCGGAGCCGGCGCGATCCAGCTGTTCGACTCCTGGGTCGGCGCGCTCGCGGTCGAGGACTACGAGACCAGGGTCCTACCCCACACCCGCTCGATCTTCGAAGCCCTGGCCACGCTCGGCGTGCCGCGGGTCCACTTCGGCACCAACACCGCCGCGCTGCTGAAGCCGATCGCGTCGGCCGGACCGGACATCGTGTCGCTGGACTGGCGGGTGCCGCTGGACGCCGGTTGGGAAGCGGTCGGGCACGACCGCGGCGTCCAGGGCAACCTCGACCCGGCGGTGCTGCTCGGTCCCGCGGACCTGGTGCGTGAGCGGGCTGGCGACATCCTGCGCCGGGCGGGCGGCAGGCCCGGGCACATCTTCAACCTCGGCCATGGCGTGCTGCCCTCCACGCCGCTCGAGAATCTCCAGCTGCTGGTCGAGACCGTGCACGAGTGGGAGGCGGCACGTGTCGCTTGAGGCGGGGACGGGCGTGCTCTGCATGGCGTACGGCAGCCCGCAGGCACAGACCGAGATCGAGGCCTACTACACACACATCCGCGGCGGCCGCCGCCCTTCGGCCGAGGCTCTGCGGGAGCTGACCGCGCGCTACAGCGCCATCGGCTCGTCGCCGCTCACCGAGATCACGCGCGCCCAGGCGCGTGCGCTTGCAGACCGGCTCGGCGTTCCGACCTTCGTCGGCATGAAGCACGCGCGGCCGTTCATCGCCGAGGGCGCGGCCGACGCGAAGAAGGCGGGCATCCAGCGGCTGGTCGGGCTGCCGCTGGCGCCGCACTTTGCCGAGATGAGCTCGGGCAGCTACAGGCGGGCGCTGGCCGAGGCGTGGGACAAAGAGCTCGTCTTCATTCCCGGGTTTCACGATCACCCCGCATTCATCGCGGCGGTTCGCGGGCTGCTGGCCGAGGCCCTCGCCGAGTCGTGGCCCGACCGCCTCTTCTTCACCGCCCACAGCCTGCCGGCGCGCATCGTCACCGAGGGTGACGGTTACCACGATCGGCTCCTCGAGAGCTGCCGGCTCGTGGCCGTGGAGATGCGGCTGCCGGAGTGGGAGTTCGCGTTCCAGTCGGCAAGCACCACGGGTGAGCCCTGGCTAGGGCCCGACCTTCTCGACGCGGTGGCGCGATCGGGCGCACGCGACGTGCTGGTGTGCCCGATCGGGTTCGTCGCCGACCACCTGGAGGTCTTGTACGACCTCGACTTCGAGGCCCAGGCTTTCGCGCGATCCCAAGGCATCCGCATCCGGCGAACAGCCTCGTTCAACGTGCGTCCGGAGTTCATCGACGCGCTCGCGGCCGCGGTGCGGAACGCCCTACACCCCGGATGACCTCGGAGTTACCTTTAGGCACCAAGAGTGACGGCACCCACAGCGCAGGCGCTTCTGGCCGAGGCGGCCGAGACGGGAGAGGACCTGGAGACGGTCGCGCGCGGATTGCTGGCCAGGCTCGTCGAGCTAACCGGCCTGAGCTCGATCTACCTGGCCGAGACCAGGCTGCTGGAGGATGAGCAGCGAATCCTCTTCTCCTGCAACACGAGCGACGTGTTTCACATCCCCGAGGACGTCACCCTTCCATGGTCCGAAGGAGTGTGCCGCTTCGTCGTCGAGGGCGGGCCGCAATACACGGACGACGCGCAAAAGGTGTTCCCCAAGAGCAGCGTCGCCCGGCTGCTCGACATCCGCACCTTCGTCTCGTACCCCGTCTTCACCTCGGAAGGCAGGTTCTTCGGCACTTTGTGCGGGGCGAGCAAGGAGTCCATCCAGATCGAAGAAGGGATCCTCGACCTGATGCGCGAGTGCGCCCGCTTGTTGGGTCAGCGCCTGACCAAGGCCCGGCCTTGAAGCTGCTGATGTTCATGGAAAACGGCGGCCGGCGGTTGGGCGTGCTGCGCCCCGGACACCCTGACGAGGTCATCGACCTCTCCGAGCACCGAAAGGTGGCGCCGGACATCCAAGCGCTCATCGACGCGGGTGATGCCGGACTGGAGGCGGCGCGCGCGGTGGTGTCATCAGGCCGGGTGAAGCCCCGCCGGCTCGAAGACCTGGTGCTTCTGCCTCCGCTCGACCCGCCGCGCGGCAACATCATCGCCATGGGCCGCAACTATCAGAAGCACGCCGAGGAGACCGCACACGGCAAGCCGGCCTCTCCGCCGACGATCTTCACCAAGGCGATCACCAGCATCACGGCGCCCCACGCCGATATCGCCCTCGATCCGTCCATCAGCGATGCGCTCGATTGGGAGGTCGAGCTGGGCGTGGTCATCGGCAAGCAGGGCGTCAACATCAAGCGCCAGGTCGGTCTCAGCCACGTCTTCGGCTACGTCGTGCTCAACGACGTGAGCGCCCGCGACATCCAGCACGGCTGGGGCGGCCAGTACTTCAAGGGCAAAAGCCTGGATCGCTCTTGCCCTGTCGGCCCTTGGGTCGTGACCAAGGATGAGGTCGCCGACGTTCAGGCGCTGGCGCTGCGGCTGCGAGTCAACGGCGTGACCAAGCAGGACGGCAACACCCGCGACATGATCTACCCGGTCGACGCCATCATCGAGTGGGCGTCCAGGGGCATGACCCTGCTGCCCGGCGCGTTGATCGCGACCGGCACACCGGACGGGGTGGGTTTTGCTCGTACTCCGCCGGAGTTCCTCCGGCCGGGCGACACCATGGAGTCGGAGGTCGAAGGCATCGGGCGCCTGCGAAACCGGATCGTGCCGGCGGCCGGCTGAGGGCGAAGCCCTCGGCTCAGGTCCGCGTTCTAAGTCTCGCGGCCCGAACCCTCAACTAGTAGGCGTTCAGCGCTCCGATTTCTCGGGGGCCACGGGTGCGGCGGGCGTCTGGACGGAGTGGATCCCGGCGGCGATCACCGCCCCGGCCAGCGGTCCGACGATGTAGAGCCAGAGGTCCGACCACGACCCGTGGTCGAAGATCGCTGCGGCCACCGTCGCCCCCACGCCGACCGCCGGGTTGAACGCCGCGCCGGAAATCGGTCCGACGGCAAACGCGCCCGCGGTGACGGTGAGACCGATCGCCAGCCCGTAATAGGAATTGCCGGCCGTGGCCTTGGTCGCGGCCGTGTTGAGGACCACGATGACGAGGGCCGCGGTGAAGACGAGCTCCGCGGACAGCGCTGAGAGCCAGGACGTGGCCGTGCCCGGATGGATGCCCGGAGTGTGCGCGATGAGCGCGTAGCCGAATGCGAACGCCAGGACGCCCCCGACCAGCTGCGCGGCCCAGTACGCGGCCATCGTGCGAGCGTCGATCACCCGGCGAAGGAACAGGCCGAATGAGATCGCCGGGTTGTAGTGCGCTCCGGAGATGTGACCACCCATGTAAACCATGGCCATCAGTCCGACTCCAATCGCCAGCGGCGCCAGCTGGCCGGCGGAACCCGACATGGCGATGACGATCATGAAGACGAAGGAGCCAACCAGCTCGGTCAGCAGCTTGGCTCGAAGTGTCATGCGCCGTAATGGTAGAGGTCCGCATGGTGAGCACGACCTGGGTCGTCGCGCGCCCGCCGTCCGATTCGCCGGCCGGGCCCAGCTCGTCATTCGGGCGCGCGAGTAGCCTTTTAGCCGGTGTTCAAGATCGAAGAGCTGACCGGGGTGATGACCGCCCTGGTCTCGCCACTCCACCAGGACGGCACGGTGGACGAGGCCGCGATCGGACGGCTGGTCGAGCACGTCCTCGCCGGTGGAGTGCATGGATTGCTGTCGCTCGGCTCGACCGGCGAGGCCACCTCGCTCGACGAGACAGCGCGACGACGGCTTCTGTCCGGTGTGGTGGAAGCTGCAGGCGGGCGCGTGCCGGTCATCTGCGGCGTCGCGCAGAGTCACCTGGCGGCGGCCGGCAGCGAGGTGGAGGCAGCCGCGCGTCTCGGCGCCGACGCGGCGCTGGTCGCCCCACCTTTCTTTTACCCCATCGACCAGGCCACCCTGCTGGCCTTCTACCGGCGGCTGGCCGACCACAGCTCGATTCCGATCCTGCTGTACAACATCCCCGGGTTCACCAAGGTCGCGGCCGAGCCGGCCACCGTCGCCACCCTGGCGCGGGAGGGCGCCATCGCCGGCATCAAGGATTCCAGCCGCGATTTCGAATATTTCGAAGCCGTCTGCATCGCCACCCGCGGCCTCCCGAACTTCCGCATCTTCATCGGCAGCGACACCATGCTGCTGGCCGCGCTCGCGATGGGCGGCGCGGGCACGATCTGCGGCGCCGCCAACGTGGCTCCGCAGTGGGTGGTGCGCACTTACAACGACTTCCGCCGCGGCGACATGACCGCCGCCCGCGCCGGCCAGGACGCCCTGTATCAGCTCGTGATGGCGGTCCGCGGCGGCGTGTTCCCGGCCGCGATCAAGTCGGCGTTGCATCTCCAGGGCATCTGCGATCCATGGACGGCGCCACCCGGGCAGCCGCTGGACGAGCAAGCCGAGGCCGGTCTCAGAGAGCGACTGGAGCATTGGGGACTCCTGATGGCGGCGACCGCCTGACCGCGTAGATCTGTGTCGCGATTCATGCACTCGCGCAGGGTTCGACTCGGGGCGGCGTGTCTGCGTCATGTGGCGCGTGGGCAAGGCTCTTTAACCGGCCCCTCTGACTCCAGGCGGGCCGCTATTCTCGAGACCAGATGATCCTGTCCATCGGTGACCTGGTCCTAGACATCACGATCCTTCCCGACGGTCCGCTGCGGCTGGACGATGATCGCCCGGCCACCATCACCGTCGGCGGCGGCGGCCAGG encodes:
- a CDS encoding porin, translated to MTLRAKLLTELVGSFVFMIVIAMSGSAGQLAPLAIGVGLMAMVYMGGHISGAHYNPAISFGLFLRRVIDARTMAAYWAAQLVGGVLAFAFGYALIAHTPGIHPGTATSWLSALSAELVFTAALVIVVLNTAATKATAGNSYYGLAIGLTVTAGAFAVGPISGAAFNPAVGVGATVAAAIFDHGSWSDLWLYIVGPLAGAVIAAGIHSVQTPAAPVAPEKSER
- a CDS encoding FAA hydrolase family protein; the encoded protein is MKLLMFMENGGRRLGVLRPGHPDEVIDLSEHRKVAPDIQALIDAGDAGLEAARAVVSSGRVKPRRLEDLVLLPPLDPPRGNIIAMGRNYQKHAEETAHGKPASPPTIFTKAITSITAPHADIALDPSISDALDWEVELGVVIGKQGVNIKRQVGLSHVFGYVVLNDVSARDIQHGWGGQYFKGKSLDRSCPVGPWVVTKDEVADVQALALRLRVNGVTKQDGNTRDMIYPVDAIIEWASRGMTLLPGALIATGTPDGVGFARTPPEFLRPGDTMESEVEGIGRLRNRIVPAAG
- a CDS encoding dihydrodipicolinate synthase family protein yields the protein MFKIEELTGVMTALVSPLHQDGTVDEAAIGRLVEHVLAGGVHGLLSLGSTGEATSLDETARRRLLSGVVEAAGGRVPVICGVAQSHLAAAGSEVEAAARLGADAALVAPPFFYPIDQATLLAFYRRLADHSSIPILLYNIPGFTKVAAEPATVATLAREGAIAGIKDSSRDFEYFEAVCIATRGLPNFRIFIGSDTMLLAALAMGGAGTICGAANVAPQWVVRTYNDFRRGDMTAARAGQDALYQLVMAVRGGVFPAAIKSALHLQGICDPWTAPPGQPLDEQAEAGLRERLEHWGLLMAATA
- a CDS encoding chlorite dismutase is translated as MTDTRFVHALALGLDPAWRRLSEVQRCETAKDLEAAVIASSEVTTHTYSMVGLQAGCELLLWSLAPSIEGLEEKAAAVLRSGMGRWMSVKESFLGIIQGSQYVKKPTPQEQSLFSGERARYLVVYPFTKSADWYLLGREARQGIMNEHMRIGHDYPSVRQLLANSFGVDDMDFLVAYETDDLPQFGDLVRALRGTESRRSTVRDTPILTGVHRSIAEITALLGARD
- a CDS encoding GAF domain-containing protein — translated: MTAPTAQALLAEAAETGEDLETVARGLLARLVELTGLSSIYLAETRLLEDEQRILFSCNTSDVFHIPEDVTLPWSEGVCRFVVEGGPQYTDDAQKVFPKSSVARLLDIRTFVSYPVFTSEGRFFGTLCGASKESIQIEEGILDLMRECARLLGQRLTKARP
- the hemH gene encoding ferrochelatase, encoding MACCPPRRSRISSCWSRPCTSGRRHVSLEAGTGVLCMAYGSPQAQTEIEAYYTHIRGGRRPSAEALRELTARYSAIGSSPLTEITRAQARALADRLGVPTFVGMKHARPFIAEGAADAKKAGIQRLVGLPLAPHFAEMSSGSYRRALAEAWDKELVFIPGFHDHPAFIAAVRGLLAEALAESWPDRLFFTAHSLPARIVTEGDGYHDRLLESCRLVAVEMRLPEWEFAFQSASTTGEPWLGPDLLDAVARSGARDVLVCPIGFVADHLEVLYDLDFEAQAFARSQGIRIRRTASFNVRPEFIDALAAAVRNALHPG
- a CDS encoding uroporphyrinogen-III synthase; this translates as MTAILVTRPGGDADPMVRALEGRGYRVHAVPTVVTEPLAFDVAGLDAFDWIVVTSAAGVGALRALPAGPKWAAVGKATAQALRARGVKVAVVPPASNGAALAGLIPDVAGKRVLLVRASAAARDLPDQLRRRGATVEEVTAYTTSEGPESSAAPLQAALSDADLEAVVFASGSAIRGFLALGGTARWPAITIGPRTTATAREHGFHVVAEAEAQSADALALAVVRAVPLKEKNRA
- the hemE gene encoding uroporphyrinogen decarboxylase — encoded protein: MSRFLEAAHRRPVDVTPIWLMRQAGRSLPEYRALRERWTLVDIVAQPELCAEVTLQPVRRLGVDAAVMFADIMLPLRGMGVDFELVENVGPVIARPIASPADVDRLRVAAGDEAAPQVITAVRQVVAESPVPVICFSGAPFTLASYLIEGRPSRDFAKVKAFMYSEPKAFDTLLGKLAATMAHYLQAQVAAGAGAIQLFDSWVGALAVEDYETRVLPHTRSIFEALATLGVPRVHFGTNTAALLKPIASAGPDIVSLDWRVPLDAGWEAVGHDRGVQGNLDPAVLLGPADLVRERAGDILRRAGGRPGHIFNLGHGVLPSTPLENLQLLVETVHEWEAARVA
- the hemB gene encoding porphobilinogen synthase encodes the protein MRDVLPTRNVDVPRAERPRRLRANPALRALVRETRPSPAQLVAPIFVVSGRHRREEISSLKGHSRLSPDLALEEADRLARLGVGGVLLFGIPDVKDPDGRAAADRNGPVAEALHRLKSEKLPLALVADVCLCEYTTHGHCGVLNGETVDNDATLPMLAEAAIVYAESGADILAPSAMMDAQVAALRSGLDGAGLEGAAIMAYASKHASSLYGPFRDAAGSTPGFGDRKSYQMDPANGREALRELELDALEGADVLMVKPAITSLDLLAHARDRFDLPLAAYQVSGEAAMIEAAAERGWIDRRGAILESLTAIIRAGAGIVVTYFAAEAAAWLKETP